A region of Massilia sp. WG5 DNA encodes the following proteins:
- a CDS encoding glutathione S-transferase family protein — MSITITAFERSPDGGKGLARDTRVRWALEETGQLYAVRLLSFGAMKEPAHLALHPFGQIPTYEEDGLALFETGAIVLHIAQRFPGLLPAEANARARAVAWMFAAVNTVEPPILDIFTARILEGDKPWAQERIPLVMERVRQRLRQLSARLGDADWLDGAFSAGDLMMVSVLLRARPSGILDEFPKLGAYVARGEARPAYQRAFAAQLAVNAATSIAPA; from the coding sequence ATGAGCATCACGATCACCGCCTTCGAACGTTCGCCCGACGGCGGCAAGGGACTGGCGCGCGATACCCGCGTGCGCTGGGCCCTCGAAGAAACGGGCCAGCTCTACGCGGTGCGCCTGCTGTCCTTCGGCGCGATGAAGGAGCCCGCGCATCTGGCCCTGCATCCTTTCGGCCAGATCCCGACCTACGAGGAAGACGGTCTCGCGCTGTTCGAGACCGGCGCGATCGTGTTGCATATCGCCCAGCGTTTCCCCGGCCTGCTGCCGGCCGAGGCCAACGCGCGGGCGCGCGCGGTCGCGTGGATGTTCGCCGCCGTGAATACCGTGGAGCCGCCGATCCTCGACATCTTCACCGCCAGGATCCTCGAGGGCGACAAGCCCTGGGCCCAGGAGCGCATCCCGCTGGTCATGGAGCGCGTCCGCCAGCGCCTGCGGCAGTTGTCGGCGCGCCTGGGCGATGCCGACTGGCTCGACGGCGCGTTCAGCGCGGGCGACCTGATGATGGTGTCGGTGCTGCTCAGGGCGCGGCCGTCGGGCATCCTCGACGAATTTCCGAAGCTGGGCGCCTATGTGGCGCGCGGCGAAGCGCGGCCGGCCTATCAGCGGGCCTTCGCCGCGCAGCTGGCCGTCAATGCGGCGACCAGCATCGCGCCGGCCTGA
- a CDS encoding SirB2 family protein: MDYRIDYLSLKHFHIGCVALSGTLFLLRGAWMLRASPMLGRRWVRIAPHIVDTLLLASAVGLAAWSHRYPGQQPWLTAKVLALLGYIVLGSVALKRGRSPGQRQAAFAAALALFAYIVLVAVTKRPFPFGSY, from the coding sequence ATGGACTACCGCATCGACTACCTGAGCCTGAAGCACTTCCACATCGGCTGCGTCGCCCTCTCGGGCACGCTGTTCCTGCTGCGCGGCGCCTGGATGCTGCGCGCCTCGCCCATGCTGGGCCGGCGCTGGGTGCGCATCGCGCCGCACATCGTCGATACCCTGCTGCTGGCCAGCGCCGTCGGCCTGGCCGCCTGGAGCCATCGCTATCCGGGCCAGCAGCCCTGGCTGACGGCCAAGGTGCTGGCCCTGCTCGGCTATATCGTGCTAGGCTCGGTCGCATTGAAGCGCGGACGCTCGCCCGGCCAGCGCCAGGCCGCGTTTGCCGCGGCGCTGGCGCTGTTCGCGTACATCGTCCTGGTCGCCGTCACCAAGCGGCCCTTCCCCTTCGGCAGCTACTGA
- a CDS encoding class I SAM-dependent methyltransferase → MPTNKAPSRNWFDQGGRAYARFRPEYPPQLAAFLASQAPGQQLAVDVGCGNGQLTQLLAPYFGKVVGLDPSEDQIANAVPDERIDYRCAPAEQLPLPDASASLITAAQAAHWFDLPAFYREARRIAVPGAVLALVSYGVMKLDPALDARFQKFYWEEIGPYWPPERKLVDTGYATIDFPFEELAPPALEIRLDWHLSEFLGYLTTWSAVKSAKEAGQEALLTAFANDIGQAWGDPNLRRSIRWPINMRIGTVS, encoded by the coding sequence ATGCCGACAAATAAGGCCCCATCCCGCAACTGGTTCGACCAGGGCGGCCGCGCCTACGCCCGCTTCCGGCCCGAGTATCCGCCGCAGCTCGCGGCCTTCCTGGCATCGCAGGCGCCGGGCCAGCAACTCGCCGTCGACGTCGGCTGCGGCAACGGCCAGCTGACCCAGCTGCTTGCGCCTTACTTCGGCAAGGTGGTCGGCCTCGATCCAAGCGAAGACCAGATCGCGAACGCGGTCCCGGACGAGCGCATCGATTACCGCTGCGCGCCCGCCGAACAGCTGCCCCTGCCCGATGCCAGCGCCAGCCTGATCACGGCGGCCCAGGCCGCGCACTGGTTCGACCTGCCGGCCTTTTACCGGGAAGCGCGCAGGATCGCCGTCCCGGGCGCGGTCCTGGCGCTGGTCAGCTACGGCGTGATGAAGCTCGACCCCGCGCTCGACGCACGTTTCCAGAAGTTTTATTGGGAAGAGATCGGTCCTTACTGGCCACCGGAGCGCAAGCTGGTCGATACGGGCTATGCGACGATCGACTTCCCCTTCGAGGAACTGGCGCCGCCCGCGCTGGAAATCCGCCTCGACTGGCACCTGAGCGAGTTCCTGGGCTATCTCACGACCTGGTCGGCCGTGAAGAGCGCGAAGGAAGCCGGGCAGGAAGCGCTGCTCACGGCATTCGCCAACGATATCGGACAGGCCTGGGGCGATCCGAACCTCAGGCGCAGCATCCGCTGGCCGATCAACATGCGCATCGGGACGGTATCATAG
- a CDS encoding MarR family winged helix-turn-helix transcriptional regulator has product MNSRQAPGLGELLRYVNDLVEQGAEEHYRAMSLNYRARYTPVLRALDAGAQTVTDITERTRLTQGAISQTVALLEGDGLIARHAVEDGRKSGIRLTAAGRSLVAKLERHWRATFGAIDGLEQEIGYPLRQVLEAAAEALQREGFSARIATAKAQAKGASSHADK; this is encoded by the coding sequence ATGAATTCGAGACAAGCACCCGGGCTGGGCGAACTGCTCCGCTACGTCAACGACCTGGTCGAACAGGGCGCGGAAGAGCATTACCGTGCGATGAGCCTGAACTACCGGGCGCGCTACACGCCGGTCCTGCGCGCCCTGGACGCCGGCGCGCAGACGGTCACCGACATCACCGAGCGCACCCGCCTCACGCAAGGCGCCATCAGCCAGACCGTCGCGCTGCTGGAAGGCGATGGCCTCATCGCGCGCCACGCGGTCGAGGATGGACGCAAGAGCGGCATCCGGCTGACCGCGGCCGGGCGCAGCCTGGTGGCCAAGCTCGAACGTCATTGGCGCGCCACCTTCGGCGCCATCGACGGGCTCGAACAGGAGATCGGCTATCCCCTGCGGCAGGTGCTGGAAGCTGCTGCCGAAGCGCTGCAGCGCGAAGGTTTTTCAGCCCGTATCGCCACCGCGAAAGCACAAGCAAAAGGAGCAAGTTCACATGCCGACAAATAA
- a CDS encoding TerC/Alx family metal homeostasis membrane protein gives MPASIGTPSLYASFTVLVIALLAVDFFMLKKEGAHTVGAREAAAWSVIWVSIALVFGALFWCYLAGIASPDIARARALEYFTGYLIEKSLAVDNVFVWISLFHYFAVPAALQKRVLLYGVLGAILMRAILVWLGALLLARFHWLLYLFGLLLLATGVKMLLFAGREPGLAANPVLRWMRGHLRIAEHYHGERFFVTLQGLRHATPLFLVLALVEVTDLIFAVDSIPAIFAVTRDPFIVFTSNIFAILGLRAMVFLLADMAQRFHLLKYGLAAILIFIGAKMLLLDLYKIPVGIALGVVGLILAAAVVASLAASRP, from the coding sequence ATGCCCGCCTCGATCGGCACGCCCAGCCTCTACGCATCCTTCACGGTGCTGGTCATCGCCTTGCTGGCCGTCGATTTCTTCATGCTCAAGAAGGAAGGCGCACACACGGTCGGCGCGCGCGAGGCGGCCGCCTGGTCGGTGATCTGGGTGAGCATCGCGCTGGTCTTCGGCGCGTTGTTCTGGTGCTACCTCGCCGGCATTGCCAGCCCGGACATCGCGCGCGCGCGGGCGCTCGAATACTTCACCGGCTACCTGATCGAGAAGTCGCTGGCGGTCGACAACGTGTTCGTCTGGATCAGCCTCTTCCATTACTTCGCGGTCCCGGCCGCGCTGCAGAAACGCGTGCTGCTGTACGGCGTGCTGGGCGCGATCCTCATGCGCGCCATCCTGGTCTGGCTCGGCGCCCTCCTGCTGGCGCGCTTCCACTGGCTCCTCTACCTGTTCGGCCTGCTGCTGCTGGCGACGGGCGTAAAGATGCTGCTGTTCGCCGGCCGCGAGCCCGGGCTCGCGGCCAACCCGGTGCTGCGCTGGATGCGCGGCCACCTGCGGATCGCCGAGCACTACCACGGCGAGCGCTTCTTCGTGACCCTGCAGGGCCTGCGCCATGCGACGCCGCTGTTCCTGGTGCTGGCGCTGGTCGAGGTCACCGACCTGATCTTCGCGGTCGACTCGATACCGGCCATCTTCGCCGTCACGCGGGATCCCTTCATCGTGTTCACCTCCAACATCTTCGCCATCCTCGGCCTGCGCGCGATGGTTTTCCTGCTGGCCGACATGGCGCAGCGCTTCCACCTGCTGAAGTACGGGCTGGCGGCGATCCTGATCTTCATCGGCGCGAAGATGCTGCTGCTGGACCTTTACAAGATCCCGGTCGGCATCGCGCTGGGCGTGGTCGGGCTGATCCTGGCGGCGGCGGTCGTCGCCAGCCTGGCGGCGTCCCGGCCTTGA
- the ispB gene encoding octaprenyl diphosphate synthase produces the protein MSAATQTAQQNPITRTIAADMEAVNGVIRQRLQSEVALVNQISEYIISAGGKRIRPVLVLLLANAYGYKGAGHHELAAVVEFIHTATLLHDDVVDESSMRRGRQTANAMFGNAASVLVGDYLYSRAFEMMTSLDDMRVMEILSRATTVIAEGEVLQLLNMHDPDVTQESYLTVIRSKTAKLFEAAAQLGALVAGANDAQVDAAGEYGRSLGTAFQLIDDVLDYAGDAAEIGKNVGDDLREGKPTLPLIYVMENGTPEQRELIRSCIEQGDETHFDAVLAAVTASGALDYTRGEAEAAARRAADAIADLPESEYKQSLLQLCSFAVDRNH, from the coding sequence TTGTCCGCCGCCACCCAAACCGCCCAACAGAACCCCATCACCCGCACGATCGCAGCCGACATGGAGGCCGTGAACGGCGTGATCCGACAGCGGCTGCAGTCTGAGGTCGCGCTGGTAAACCAGATCTCCGAATACATCATCAGCGCCGGCGGCAAGCGGATCCGTCCGGTGCTGGTGCTGCTGCTGGCAAACGCCTACGGCTACAAGGGCGCGGGCCACCACGAACTGGCCGCGGTGGTGGAGTTCATCCACACCGCGACCCTGCTGCACGACGACGTGGTCGACGAATCCTCGATGCGCCGCGGCCGCCAGACCGCCAACGCCATGTTCGGCAATGCGGCCTCGGTGCTGGTCGGCGACTACCTGTACTCGCGCGCCTTCGAGATGATGACCAGCCTGGACGACATGCGCGTGATGGAAATCCTGTCGCGCGCCACCACCGTGATCGCGGAAGGCGAAGTCCTGCAGCTGCTGAACATGCACGATCCGGACGTCACCCAGGAAAGCTACCTGACCGTGATCCGCTCCAAGACCGCCAAGCTGTTCGAGGCCGCCGCCCAGCTCGGCGCCCTGGTGGCTGGCGCGAACGACGCCCAGGTCGACGCCGCCGGCGAATACGGCCGCTCGCTGGGCACTGCGTTCCAGTTGATCGATGACGTGCTCGACTACGCCGGCGACGCCGCCGAGATCGGCAAGAACGTCGGCGACGACCTGCGCGAAGGCAAGCCTACCCTGCCCCTGATCTACGTGATGGAAAACGGCACGCCGGAGCAGCGCGAACTGATCCGCAGCTGCATCGAACAGGGCGACGAGACCCATTTCGACGCCGTGCTGGCCGCCGTCACCGCCAGCGGTGCGCTCGACTATACGCGCGGCGAAGCCGAAGCCGCCGCCAGGCGCGCCGCCGACGCAATCGCCGACCTGCCGGAGAGCGAATACAAGCAGAGCCTGCTGCAGCTGTGCAGCTTCGCAGTTGACAGGAACCATTGA
- the rplU gene encoding 50S ribosomal protein L21 yields the protein MYAVIKTGGKQYKVVAGEKLKIEQIPADIGSELTIDQVLAVGEGESIKFGAPLVEGASVRVTVVSQGRHDKVRIFKMRRRKHYQKRQGHRQNYTEIQVVAING from the coding sequence ATGTACGCGGTCATAAAAACCGGTGGCAAGCAGTATAAAGTTGTCGCTGGCGAAAAACTCAAAATCGAACAGATACCGGCAGACATTGGTTCCGAACTCACTATCGATCAGGTTCTCGCCGTCGGCGAGGGCGAGAGCATCAAATTTGGTGCTCCGCTGGTGGAAGGTGCTTCGGTTCGCGTGACTGTTGTTTCGCAGGGTCGCCACGACAAAGTGCGTATCTTCAAGATGCGTCGTCGTAAGCACTACCAGAAGCGTCAGGGCCATCGCCAGAACTACACCGAAATCCAAGTGGTTGCGATCAACGGCTAA
- the rpmA gene encoding 50S ribosomal protein L27, which produces MAHKKGGGTTRNGRDSESKRLGVKVYGGQSINAGGIIMRQRGTTIRPGTNVGLGKDHTLFALVNGTVKFVKQGVGSKQYVTVVAAEAVAA; this is translated from the coding sequence ATGGCACACAAAAAAGGCGGCGGTACTACCCGCAACGGCCGTGACTCAGAAAGCAAACGCCTTGGCGTGAAAGTCTACGGCGGCCAGTCGATCAACGCAGGCGGCATCATCATGCGTCAGCGCGGCACCACCATCCGTCCGGGCACCAACGTTGGCCTGGGCAAGGACCACACCCTGTTCGCCCTGGTGAACGGCACTGTCAAGTTCGTCAAGCAAGGCGTCGGTTCGAAGCAGTACGTGACCGTCGTTGCTGCTGAAGCAGTCGCTGCTTAA
- the cgtA gene encoding Obg family GTPase CgtA translates to MKFIDEARIEVIGGDGGNGCASFRREKFRPFGGPDGGDGGRGGSIWVVADRNINTLVDFRFSKVHMAKNGEPGRGSDCYGKGAEDVTLRMPVGTIIIDDNNGEIIADLTEHGQKELLARGGEGGWGNIHFKTSTNRAPRQKTEGKEGERRALRLELKVLADVGLLGMPNAGKSTFVTAISNARPKVADYPFTTLHPNLGVVRVSHEKSFVIADIPGLIEGAAEGAGLGHQFLRHLSRTGLLLHIVDFAPADGKSDPVKDTKALVKELEKYDEELVNKPRWLVLNKLDVVPEEDRKKLVKDFVKKLAWKGPVFEISALNREGCEDLVHAIYKYLEEKRHSEQRSEEKQMTEEARGISSIDPDDPRFKILED, encoded by the coding sequence ATGAAGTTTATCGACGAAGCAAGAATCGAAGTCATCGGCGGCGACGGCGGCAATGGCTGCGCCTCGTTCCGGCGCGAGAAATTCCGCCCCTTCGGCGGTCCGGACGGCGGCGACGGCGGCCGCGGCGGCTCGATCTGGGTCGTTGCCGACCGCAATATCAATACGCTGGTCGACTTCCGCTTCTCCAAAGTGCACATGGCCAAGAACGGCGAACCGGGACGCGGCTCCGATTGCTATGGCAAGGGCGCCGAAGACGTCACCCTGCGCATGCCGGTCGGCACCATCATCATCGATGACAACAACGGCGAGATCATCGCCGACCTGACCGAGCACGGCCAGAAGGAACTGCTGGCGCGCGGCGGCGAGGGCGGCTGGGGCAACATCCACTTCAAGACCTCGACCAACCGCGCGCCGCGCCAGAAGACCGAAGGCAAGGAAGGCGAGCGCCGCGCGCTGCGCCTCGAGCTGAAGGTGCTGGCCGACGTCGGCCTGCTGGGCATGCCGAACGCCGGCAAGTCGACCTTCGTGACGGCGATCTCGAATGCGCGTCCGAAAGTCGCGGACTATCCGTTCACGACCCTGCACCCGAACCTGGGCGTGGTGCGCGTCTCGCACGAGAAGAGCTTCGTGATCGCCGACATCCCCGGCCTGATCGAAGGCGCGGCGGAAGGCGCCGGCCTGGGCCACCAGTTCCTGCGCCACCTGAGCCGCACCGGCCTGCTGCTGCACATCGTCGATTTCGCACCGGCGGACGGCAAGAGCGACCCGGTCAAGGACACCAAGGCCCTGGTCAAGGAACTCGAGAAGTACGACGAGGAGCTGGTCAACAAGCCGCGCTGGCTGGTGCTGAACAAGCTGGACGTGGTGCCGGAAGAAGACCGCAAGAAGCTCGTCAAGGACTTCGTCAAGAAACTGGCCTGGAAGGGCCCCGTGTTCGAGATCTCGGCGCTGAACCGCGAAGGCTGCGAAGACCTGGTCCACGCGATCTACAAGTACCTGGAAGAGAAGCGCCATAGCGAGCAGCGCTCGGAAGAAAAGCAGATGACCGAGGAAGCGCGCGGCATCTCCTCCATCGACCCGGACGATCCGCGCTTCAAGATCCTCGAAGACTGA
- the proB gene encoding glutamate 5-kinase, giving the protein MSATSVIQSTGRIIVKVGSSLVTNEGRGLDNTAIARWAAQIASLRTLGKEVVLVSSGAIAEGMLRLGFTARPTDIHELQACAACGQMGLAQIYETSFATHGVKTAQVLLTHADLADRERYLNARSTLTTLLRLGVVPIINENDTVVTDEIKFGDNDTLGALVANLIEADALVILTDQKGLYSADPRKDPQARLIAEAQAGDTSLEAMAGGAGSSIGSGGMLTKVLAAKRAARSGAHTVIAWGREDNVLVRLAGGEAIGTQLLAPTARLTARRQWMVDHLHTAGELVLDAGAVQKLAKEGKSLLPIGVTGVRGEFGRGALVTCVSEDGAEIARGLTNYTASEVKRIMRHASSEIEAILGYVEAPELVHRDNLVLL; this is encoded by the coding sequence ATGTCCGCCACTTCCGTCATCCAGTCCACCGGCCGCATCATCGTCAAGGTCGGCTCCTCGCTCGTCACCAACGAAGGCCGCGGCCTCGACAACACCGCGATCGCACGCTGGGCCGCCCAGATCGCCTCGCTGCGCACCCTCGGCAAGGAAGTCGTGCTGGTGTCCTCCGGCGCGATCGCCGAAGGCATGCTGCGCCTCGGCTTCACGGCGCGCCCGACCGATATCCACGAGCTGCAGGCCTGCGCCGCCTGCGGCCAGATGGGCCTGGCCCAGATCTACGAAACCAGCTTCGCCACCCATGGCGTCAAGACCGCCCAGGTGCTGCTGACCCACGCCGACCTGGCCGACCGCGAACGCTACCTGAACGCGCGCTCGACGCTGACCACCCTGCTGCGCCTGGGCGTGGTCCCGATCATCAACGAGAACGACACCGTGGTCACGGACGAGATCAAGTTCGGCGACAACGACACCCTCGGCGCCCTGGTCGCCAACCTGATCGAGGCCGACGCCCTGGTCATCCTGACCGACCAGAAGGGCCTGTACTCGGCCGATCCGCGCAAGGACCCGCAGGCCAGGCTGATCGCCGAAGCCCAGGCCGGCGACACCTCGCTCGAGGCGATGGCCGGCGGCGCCGGCAGCAGCATCGGCAGCGGCGGCATGCTGACCAAGGTGCTGGCCGCCAAGCGCGCCGCGCGTTCGGGCGCGCACACGGTGATTGCCTGGGGCAGGGAAGACAATGTGCTGGTGCGCCTGGCCGGCGGCGAAGCGATCGGCACCCAGCTTCTGGCGCCGACCGCGCGCCTGACCGCGCGCCGCCAGTGGATGGTCGACCACCTGCACACCGCCGGCGAACTGGTGCTGGACGCCGGCGCCGTGCAGAAACTGGCGAAGGAAGGCAAGTCGCTGCTGCCGATCGGCGTCACCGGCGTGCGCGGCGAATTCGGCCGCGGCGCACTGGTGACCTGCGTGTCCGAAGACGGCGCCGAGATCGCGCGCGGGCTGACCAACTACACCGCTTCCGAAGTGAAGCGCATCATGCGCCACGCGTCATCGGAGATCGAGGCGATCCTCGGGTATGTCGAGGCGCCGGAACTGGTGCACCGGGATAACCTCGTCCTGCTCTGA
- a CDS encoding VOC family protein: MFSHVFIGAVDFDRALAFYEPLMSLLGIAQRFCDHGRPWAGWQMPGQARPLFLVGAPAEGEHGAGNGQMTAFLAPDRATVDRAHALALAHGGSCAGAPGLRPAYHENYYGAYFRDPDGNKLCVVCHEGD; encoded by the coding sequence ATGTTTTCGCACGTTTTCATCGGCGCCGTCGACTTCGACCGGGCACTTGCCTTCTACGAGCCATTGATGTCCCTGCTCGGCATCGCGCAGCGCTTCTGCGACCACGGCCGCCCCTGGGCCGGCTGGCAGATGCCTGGCCAGGCGCGGCCGCTGTTCCTGGTCGGCGCGCCCGCCGAGGGCGAACACGGCGCCGGCAATGGCCAGATGACGGCCTTCCTGGCCCCCGACCGCGCGACAGTCGACCGCGCGCACGCCCTCGCGCTCGCGCATGGCGGCAGCTGCGCCGGCGCGCCCGGGCTGCGGCCCGCCTATCATGAGAATTATTACGGCGCCTATTTCCGCGACCCGGACGGCAACAAGCTGTGCGTGGTCTGCCACGAGGGCGACTGA